In the genome of Triticum urartu cultivar G1812 chromosome 5, Tu2.1, whole genome shotgun sequence, one region contains:
- the LOC125556468 gene encoding purple acid phosphatase 15-like has protein sequence MPSNTMWWGSLRLLLLLAAAVAAAAEPASTLTGPSRPVTVALRKDRGHAVDLPDTDPRVQRRATGWAPEQITVALSAAPTSAWVSWITGEFQMGGTVKPLNPGTVASVVRYGLAADSLVHEATGDALVYSQLYPFEGLQNYTSGIIHHVRLQGLEPATKYYYQCGDPGIPGAMSAVHAFRTMPAVGPRSYPGRIAVVGDLGLTYNTTSTVDHMVSNRPDLVLLVGDVCYANMYLTNGTGADCYSCAFGKSTPIHETYQPRWDYWGRYMEAVTSGTPMMVVEGNHEIEEQIGNKTFAAYRSRFAFPSTESGSFSPFYYSFDAGGIHFIMLAAYADYSRSGEQYRWLVKDLAKVDRAVTPWLVAGWHAPWYTTYKAHYREVECMRVAMEELLYSHGLDIAFTGHVHAYERSNRVFNYTLDPCGAVHISVGDGGNREKMATTHADEPGHCPDPRPKPNAFIGGFCAFNFTSGPAAGRFCWDRQPDYSAYRESSFGHGILEVKNETHALWRWHRNQDHYGSAGDEIYIVREPHRCLHKHNSTRPAHGRQNTTRESGG, from the exons ATGCCAAGCAACACCATGTGGTGGGGGTCgctgcggctgctgctgctgctcgcggcggcggtggcggctgcTGCTGAGCCGGCGTCGACGCTCACCGGCCCGTCGCGGCCGGTGACGGTGGCGCTGCGGAAAGACAGGGGCCACGCGGTGGACCTGCCGGACACGGACCCCCGGGTGCAGCGCCGGGCCACGGGCTGGGCTCCCGAGCAAATCACCGTCGCGCTCTCCGCCGCTCCCACCTCTGCCTGGGTCTCCTGGATCACCG GCGAATTCCAGATGGGCGGCACCGTCAAGCCGCTGAACCCCGGCACGGTCGCCAGCGTCGTGCGCTACGGGCTCGCCGCCGATTCTTTGGTTCACGAGGCCACCGGCGACGCGCTCGTGTACAGCCAGCTCTACCCCTTCGAGGGCCTCCAGAACTACACCTCCGGCATCATCCACCACGTCCGCCTCCAAG GGCTTGAGCCTGCGACGAAGTACTACTACCAGTGCGGCGACCCGGGCATCCCGGGGGCGATGAGCGCCGTCCACGCGTTCCGGACGATGCCGGCGGTGGGGCCGCGGAGCTACCCGGGGAGGATCGCCGTGGTGGGAGACCTCGGGCTCACGTACAACACCACCTCGACCGTGGACCACATGGTCAGCAACCGGCCCGACCTGGTCCTCCTCGTCGGCGACGTGTGCTACGCCAACATGTACCTCACCAACGGCACCGGAGCGGACTGCTACTCGTGCGCGTTCGGCAAGTCGACGCCCATCCACGAGACGTACCAGCCGCGCTGGGACTACTGGGGAAGGTACATGGAGGCGGTGACGTCGGGCACGCCGATGATGGTGGTGGAAGGGAACCATGAGATAGAGGAGCAGATCGGCAACAAGACGTTCGCGGCCTACCGCTCCCGGTTCGCGTTCCCGTCGACGGAGAGCGGCTCCTTCTCCCCCTTCTACTACTCGTTCGACGCCGGCGGGATCCATTTCATCATGCTCGCCGCCTACGCCGATTACAGCAGGTCAGGGGAGCAGTACAGATGGCTGGTGAAGGACCTGGCGAAGGTGGACAGGGCGGTGACCCCCTGGCTGGTCGCCGGCTGGCACGCGCCATGGTACACCACCTACAAGGCTCACTACAGGGAGGTGGAGTGCATGAGAGTGGCCATGGAGGAGCTGCTCTACTCCCACGGCCTCGACATCGCCTTCACCGGCCAT GTGCACGCGTACGAGCGCTCCAACCGGGTGTTCAACTACACGCTGGACCCGTGCGGCGCGGTGCACATCTCGGTGGGCGACGGCGGGAACCGGGAGAAGATGGCCACCACCCACGCCGACGAGCCGGGGCACTGCCCGGACCCGCGGCCCAAGCCCAACGCCTTCATCGGCGGCTTCTGCGCCTTCAACTTCACGTCCGGCCCGGCCGCCGGCAGGTTCTGCTGGGACCGGCAGCCGGACTACAGCGCCTACCGGGAGAGCAGCTTCGGCCACGGCATCCTCGAG GTGAAGAACGAGACGCACGCTCTGTGGAGATGGCACAGGAACCAGGACCACTACGGAAGCGCCGGAGATGAGATTTACATTGTCCGGGAGCCGCACAGGTGCTTGCACAAGCACAACTCAACCAGGCCGGCACACGGTCGACAAAACACCACACGGGAATCGGGAGGTTAA